Within the Butyrivibrio sp. AE3004 genome, the region GATAGCCCCCGGCGGACATTGCGAGAACGGCGAAAGTCCCGATGACTGCGTTCAAAGAGAAGTGCTGGAAGAAACAGGATTAAGGCTAAAGTCTGCAAAGTTCAGGGGAATTGTTACCTTTTATTCCAAGGCGATAAGAGATGAACGTGAAGGTCTTTATACAGAGGAAGAAAAGGATCCATGGAGCAAGGATGTAACAGACTATATGTGTCTTTTTACTTCTGATGATTTTGAGGGTGAGCTTGCAGACTGCGATGAAGGTACCTTGGAATGGGTACCGAAAAACAGGCTGTCCGAACTTAATTTGTGGAAAGGCGATCTGATATTTCTTGATCTTATAAGTAGTCCGGAGCAGCCCTTCTTTTCATTAAAATTAACCTATGAGGGTGATGTATTGACAGAAGCGATACTTGATGGGGTGAAAATAAGCTTATAAAATTTGCTCCATGCCAATCTTGTAGGGAGTCATGCCGACT harbors:
- a CDS encoding NUDIX hydrolase; translated protein: MEITTLCYIEKDNKYLMLHRIKKKNDINEGKWIAPGGHCENGESPDDCVQREVLEETGLRLKSAKFRGIVTFYSKAIRDEREGLYTEEEKDPWSKDVTDYMCLFTSDDFEGELADCDEGTLEWVPKNRLSELNLWKGDLIFLDLISSPEQPFFSLKLTYEGDVLTEAILDGVKISL